The window CTACTTAAAAGCTCTTTCAGCTTCCTAGGGATCTTAGCAGATACCGTGACATACTCCATCTAGAGCACACCCACAGGTAGACATGGTAGTAAACCTATATAAAGTTTACAGTGAGATTAAAAGAATTAAAGAATCAAAGCCAGTGTATTTACATAATCTTTACAATGATGTCTATTCTCCATTAATTTAGATGCTCAACTCTCCTCATAAAAAGGTTGACCTCGATTCTCTCTTTAATGGATACTTACTTCTTCGAGTTTCTTCATAAGTGCATAAGTATGATAAGGTGATCCCTCCAAGAGATCTAGGATCATCATCTTTAGATCATCTCTATATCTTCTTCTCACTACTCTCTCTTCTAATGGCACGGATTTTTAGAAGTATATCAAGCCACCTGCTTATACTCTCTAGAACTTCAAGTTCGTTATCTTCGGAAAGTTCTCTCATGAGAGAATCAATATGCTTAGAAGCAAGACTTTCTAGCTTGTTCAGAACACTCTCAGTAGAGATTCTACTGATCTCCTCATCCTTTGAGACAATATAAACTCTTCCATGAGTAGGACATATGATCTCACCGCTTTTAAGTCTGAAGAGAGGTGAGCCACATATAGGACATGTTTCTGCAAGCATTGTAGCTCCTGATCTAAGGAGTTCAGCCATTTTTCTCACAGCTTCTTCTCTACTGCTCTCTCTCTCCATATTCTAAGCACCCTATGATTATGATAGTATTTTGAAAGACTATAAGACTGCTAGCTCTGATCATCCTCCCGCTCTGAAGGGTTAGGTACTCGGATTATACTCGCTTAAATATATTTTAGAGCTA of the Sulfolobales archaeon genome contains:
- a CDS encoding Sjogren's syndrome/scleroderma autoantigen 1 family protein; translation: MERESSREEAVRKMAELLRSGATMLAETCPICGSPLFRLKSGEIICPTHGRVYIVSKDEEISRISTESVLNKLESLASKHIDSLMRELSEDNELEVLESISRWLDILLKIRAIRRESSEKKI